One Danio aesculapii chromosome 22, fDanAes4.1, whole genome shotgun sequence genomic window carries:
- the cilp2 gene encoding cartilage intermediate layer protein 1 — MWDFTVVTLVLSTVFVVSLAQGPIWDSSRLRRLNQTDRNRKLAYNTLVEPQTTGVTEWTSWFNIDHPGGNGDYERLEAIRFYYRERVCSRPVAMEARTTDWVAAADTGEVVHSSLEKGFWCINKEQPFGRSCSNYHVRFQCPPVHSYWTDWSEWTPCSATACNDVGIQVRQRKCMSTQPLPLLLSPVCVGPHIERRECSTPPCQAMWSQWGSWAACSVTCGKGRRTRRRTCHRSSTKIQCTGRPVEVQKCGNACPVTCKRVCPGGRPDKSCSYCICNGQALHGEVFSITGVPVMNATVALASQAKIIRAHTNAKGQFKIDGLCTSPQTQVVIRKDKFAPVTLPVSNNSSDELWVRAILQSSEKPYIEKHPEDKVRYEGQRATLCCKATGSPKPDKYYWYHNGTLLNRTIFKYDEDLILRDLKPEQSGQYHCKATSLTGSIKSASVLLTVFTKGTPACNSTSETHLIKLPLDCKQPGTDSKFYNAGRCPHNKCPGALDFDMRCRDGTNFCCGVKQMDAKEINCGRYTLPIKVVSECGCQTCVEPKVLVRGRVVATDNDEPLRFGHIYIGKERIGTTGYQGGFTIQVSPETQRLVVNFVDPSQKFIDTIKVFIFDKRGGAVYHDVKVMRKQEPIDINAAESNTIYLGEMKDEDPIGQLVIPPNSFHKNTGEVYEGTVKASVTFLDPRNITMAAAAPGDLNFVDDEGDMLPLRTYGMFSVDFRDGENQEVLGAGAVQVLLDTEHVKMQEHIPAMKLWSLNPDTGIWEEESNFQPTQSTIAGTGRNKREERTFLIGNMEIRERRLFNLDVPENRRCYVKVRAYMSDKFLPNEQLEGVVINLINLEPKPGYSSNPRAWGRFDSVITGPNGACLPAFCDAQRADAYTAYVTAIMGGEELEAAPSMPKMNPNIIGVSQPYLGKLDYQRSDHEDSALKKTAFRINLAKPNPNNFDETNGPIYPFQSLIGCENAPVDANHFRFFRVEKDKYEYNVVPFEESDLTSWTGDYLSWWPNPQEFRACYIKVKIHGATEIMVRSRNLGGTHPQTRGQLYGIRDIRSTRDLHHPNTSAACLEFKCSGMLFDQGSVDRSLISVIPQANCRRIGINSLLQEYLIKHPPVLQNNDSHAFNMLAPVDPLGHNYGIYTVTDQNPRVAKEIAIGRCFDGTSDGFSREMKSDSGVALTFSCPKRTVNRESLFQRLQTNPGLTLTQMAREMRESQGLQVRRGSTQMVAYPFGQQGRSQNRRATNTNRRRPASRTQPKQ; from the exons ATGTGGGACTTCACAGTGGTGACGTTGGTGCTGTCTACTGTCTTTGTTGTGTCTCTGGCACAAG GACCCATCTGGGACAGCTCACGTCTTCGGAGGTTAAACCAAACAGACAGAAACAGAAAGCTGGCTTACAACACCCTCGTGGAACCACAGACCACAG GCGTGACAGAGTGGACATCCTGGTTCAATATTGATCATCCGGGAGGAAACGGTGACTATGAGAGGTTAGAAGCCATTCGCTTTTACTATCGAGAAAGAGTCTGTTCACGACCAGTAGCAATGGAGGCCCGTACTAcagactgggttgcagctgcagaTACAGGGGAGGTGGTCCATTCCAGTCTGGAGAAGGGGTTCTGGTGCATCAATAAGGAGCAGCCATTTGGCCGCAGCTGCTCCAACTACCATGTGCGATTCCAGTGTCCACCAG tccACTCCTACTGGACTGACTGGAGTGAATGGACGCCTTGCAGTGCCACTGCCTGTAATGATGTTGGCATCCAAGTCCGTCAGAGGAAATGCATGAGCACGCAACCTCTTCCATTGCTGCTTTCGCCCGTCTGTGTGGGACCTCACATTGAAAGGAGAGAGTGTTCAACACCACCATGTCAAG CCATGTGGAGCCAGTGGGGTTCATGGGCTGCTTGCTCAGTGACCTGTGGAAAGGGACGGAGGACAAGACGTAGGACATGCCACAGATCTTCTACTAAGATTCAGTGTACAGGACGACCTGTAGAGGTGCAAAAGTGTGGAAATGCATGCCCAG tgacaTGCAAACGTGTCTGTCCTGGTGGACGTCCCGATAAGAGCTGCAGCTACTGTATCTGCAATGGACAGGCACTACATGGGGAGGTCTTCAGCATTACGGGTGTCCCAGTGATGAATGCCACAGTGGCTTTGGCCAGCCAAGCCAAGATCATTCGTGCCCACACTAATGCCAAGGGTCAGTTCAAGATTGATGGGCTGTGCACCAGTCCTCAGACCCAAGTTGTCATTAGAAAGGATAAATTTGCACCTGTCACTCTCCCAGTGTCCAACAACAGCTCTGATGAACTTTGGGTACGGGCTATCTTACAATCATCAG AAAAGCCATATATTGAGAAGCATCCTGAAGACAAAGTACGTTACGAGGGACAGCGTGCAACTCTTTGCTGTAAAGCAACAGGATCACCAAAACCTGACAAATATTACTG GTATCACAATGGAACCTTACTGAATCGTACAATTTTCAAATACGACGAAGATTTGATATTGCGAGACCTCAAACCAGAGCAGTCTGGGCAATATCACTGCAAAGCAACTAGTCTGACAGGCAGCATCAAGTCTGCTTCAGTGCTCCTCACTGTTTTCA CTAAAGGAACACCAGCATGCAACTCAACATCTGAAACCCACCTAATCAAACTACCATTAGACTGCAAACAGCCTGGAACAGACTCCAAATTTTACAATGCAGGTCGCTGTCCACACAACAAATGTCCCGGGGCGCTGGACTTTGACATGCGATGCAGGGATGGAACAAACTTCTGCTGTGGGGTCAAACAAATGGATGCAAAAGAGATCAACTGTGGCCGCTACACCCTGCCTATCAAGGTTGTGAGTGAATGTGGCTGCCAAACCTGTGTAGAGCCTAAAGTTCTTGTACGGGGCAGGGTGGTGGCGACAGACAATGATGAACCTCTGCGCTTTGGACACATTTACATTGGAAAGGAACGAATAGGTACTACAGGATATCAGGGTGGGTTCACAATCCAGGTGTCTCCAGAAACACAGCGTTTAGTGGTAAACTTTGTGGACCCTTCTCAGAAGTTCATTGACACAAtcaaggtttttatttttgacaaGAGAGGAGGTGCAGTCTACCATGACGTCAAAGTGATGAGGAAGCAGGAACCTATTGATATCAATGCTGCAGAAAGCAATACTATTTACCTAGGTGAAATGAAGGATGAGGATCCCATCGGTCAACTGGTCATACCTCCAAACTCTTTCCATAAAAACACAGGGGAAGTGTATGAAGGGACTGTTAAGGCCAGTGTGACATTCCTTGACCCACGCAATATTACAATGGCTGCTGCCGCCCCTGGTGATCTTAACTTTGTTGATGATGAAGGAGACATGCTCCCTCTCAGGACATATGGAATGTTTTCAGTAGATTTCCGAGATGGAGAAAACCAGGAGGTTCTAGGAGCTGGTGCAGTTCAAGTTCTTCTTGATACAGAGCATGTCAAAATGCAGGAGCACATCCCTGCAATGAAACTCTGGTCCCTCAATCCTGACACAGGTATTTGGGAGGAGGAGAGTAACTTTCAACCTACACAAAGTACCATTGCTGGCACTGGGAGAAACAAACGAGAGGAGCGCACCTTCTTAATAGGAAATATGGAAATCAGGGAGCGTAGGTTGTTCAATCTTGATGTACCTGAAAATCGCCGCTGCTATGTCAAGGTTAGAGCATACATGAGTGACAAGTTCTTGCCCAACGAGCAACTCGAAGGAGTTGTAATAAACTTGATAAACCTGGAACCTAAACCTGGTTACTCGTCAAATCCGCGAGCCTGGGGTCGCTTTGATAGCGTGATAACAGGACCAAATGGTGCTTGTCTTCCAGCTTTCTGTGATGCTCAGAGGGCTGATGCATACACAGCTTATGTAACAGCTATAATGGGAGGAGAGGAACTAGAAGCAGCTCCCTCAATGCCAAAAATGAACCCAAACATTATTGGTGTGTCTCAGCCATATTTAGGGAAGTTAGATTACCAGCGTTCAGATCATGAGGATTCAGCACTCAAAAAAACAGCCTTCCGAATCAACCTGGCCAAACCAAACCCTAACAATTTTGATGAAACAAATGGACCCATCTATCCTTTCCAGAGTTTAATTGGATGTGAAAATGCACCTGTTGATGCCAACCACTTTCGTTTTTTTCGTGTTGAAAAAGATAAATATGAATACAATGTGGTACCCTTTGAGGAAAGTGACCTTACATCTTGGACTGGAGACTACCTTTCCTGGTGGCCAAATCCACAAGAGTTCAGAGCTTGCTACATTAAAGTTAAGATTCATGGAGCTACAGAAATTATGGTAAGGTCAAGAAATCTTGGTGGGACTCATCCTCAAACAAGAGGTCAGTTGTATGGTATTAGAGACATTCGCAGTACTCGAGACTTACACCATCCCAACACCTCTGCTGCTTGTCTTGAGTTCAAGTGCAGCGGGATGCTTTTTGATCAAGGTAGTGTAGACCGGTCACTCATTTCTGTGATCCCACAGGCCAATTGTCGTCGTATAGGCATTAACAGTCTCCTGCAAGAGTATCTGATAAAGCATCCCCCTGTTCTTCAGAATAATGACTCACATGCATTCAATATGTTAGCACCTGTTGATCCCCTTGGACACAATTATGGAATATACACCGTCACAGACCAGAACCCACGCGTTGCCAAAGAGATCGCCATTGGCCGCTGCTTTGATGGAACTTCAGATGGTTTTTCCAGGGAGATGAAGTCAGATTCTGGAGTGGCACTGACGTTCAGCTGCCCTAAAAGAACTGTGAATCGCGAGAGCTTATTCCAACGCTTGCAAACAAATCCAGGCCTAACACTAACACAGATGGCACGGGAGATGAGGGAGTCCCAGGGATTACAAGTCAGAAGAGGGTCAACCCAAATGGTGGCCTACCCCTTTGGCCAACAGGGCAGGAGCCAGAACCGCAGAGCCACGAACACTAACAGAAGGAGACCTGCTTCAAGGACACAACCAAAACAGTAG
- the si:ch211-212d10.2 gene encoding Rieske domain-containing protein yields MTALEDESVSWRLIGPVSELSKKQCRLMYSSEGRDADVCLFYVSGDFFAMDARCAHSGGPLCDGDIEEADGVLQVFCPWHDYDFNLKTGKSSTGLQQRVYEVKLDDGNVYVKHQSELSLQPFGQVKET; encoded by the exons ATGACTGCTCTAGAAGATGAAAGTGTTTCCTGGAGGCTAATAGGCCCTGTGTCGGAGCTGTCCAAGAAACAATGCCGACTGATGTATTCATCTGAGGGACGCGACGCGGATGTTTGTCTGTTTTATGTCAGCGGTGACTTCTTCGCGATGGACGCTCGATGCGCTCATTCAG GAGGTCCGCTTTGTGATGGAGATATTGAGGAGGCTGATGGAGTTCTTCAAGTCTTCTGTCCTTGGCATGACTATGACTTCAATCTCAAAACAGGGAAGTCAAGCACAGGCTTACAG caacGAGTTTATGAAGTGAAATTGGACGACGGCAACGTATATGTCAAGCACCAAAGCGAGCTCTCTTTACAACCTTTCGGCCAGGTCAAGGAGACCTGA